The following coding sequences are from one Streptomyces sp. NBC_01294 window:
- a CDS encoding Zn-ribbon domain-containing OB-fold protein — MERTRTPVVSGWFTEDAAGGGFRLLGTRCSACTAVFFPREDAYCRNPHCPGGGELAEVPLSPRGRVWSYTDGRYRPPAPYVSDPAAPWDPYTLVAVELEAEGMVVLGQAVPGVGVADLAVGMEVEVVGGVLNEDAGTSWTTWRFKPVGGAA; from the coding sequence TTGGAACGCACACGTACACCCGTCGTGAGCGGGTGGTTCACCGAGGACGCGGCCGGAGGCGGCTTCCGGCTGCTCGGCACCCGGTGCTCGGCCTGCACCGCGGTGTTCTTCCCGCGCGAGGACGCGTACTGCCGCAACCCGCACTGCCCCGGCGGGGGCGAGCTGGCCGAGGTGCCGCTGTCCCCGCGGGGCCGGGTCTGGTCCTACACCGACGGGCGCTACCGGCCGCCCGCCCCGTACGTCTCCGACCCGGCCGCGCCCTGGGACCCGTACACGCTGGTCGCGGTGGAGCTGGAGGCCGAGGGGATGGTCGTGCTGGGGCAGGCCGTGCCCGGGGTGGGGGTCGCCGATCTGGCGGTGGGGATGGAGGTCGAGGTGGTCGGCGGCGTGCTGAACGAGGACGCCGGGACCTCCTGGACCACCTGGCGGTTCAAGCCGGTGGGAGGGGCGGCATGA
- a CDS encoding DUF962 domain-containing protein: MTFSSYEEFWPYYVAMHSRAATRWVHLAGTLTGLAVTAYGLARGRKRYLAALPLIGYGTAWPAHFLIEGNNPATFGNPGWSLRGDAQMIRMMLAGRDAELGEIARKWLAENG, encoded by the coding sequence ATGACTTTCAGCTCGTACGAGGAATTCTGGCCGTATTACGTCGCGATGCACTCCCGCGCCGCCACCCGCTGGGTCCATCTCGCCGGCACGCTCACCGGTCTGGCCGTGACCGCCTACGGGCTGGCGCGCGGCCGCAAGCGCTACCTCGCCGCCCTGCCCCTCATCGGCTACGGGACGGCCTGGCCCGCGCACTTCCTGATCGAGGGGAACAATCCGGCCACCTTCGGCAATCCGGGATGGTCGCTGCGCGGGGACGCGCAGATGATCCGGATGATGCTGGCCGGGCGGGACGCGGAGCTGGGCGAGATCGCGCGGAAGTGGCTCGCCGAGAACGGGTGA
- a CDS encoding NUDIX domain-containing protein: MPAHLKDSHCSTCGAPYSTPTWPRTCTACGATAYRNPLPVAVTLLPVEDADGTGLVVITRTIEPALGGVALPGGFIDFGEDWRDAVVRELREETGITASASDVTLADALSSPAGHLLLFGLLPPRPASDLPASQPTDETTGWHTLRTPTPLAFPLHTQAATAWFKGHYTQ; encoded by the coding sequence ATGCCGGCACACCTGAAGGACTCGCACTGCTCCACCTGCGGAGCGCCGTACTCCACTCCTACGTGGCCCCGCACCTGCACGGCCTGCGGAGCGACCGCCTACCGCAACCCGCTCCCGGTGGCCGTCACCCTCCTCCCCGTCGAGGACGCGGACGGCACCGGCCTCGTGGTCATCACGCGCACGATCGAACCCGCCCTCGGCGGCGTCGCCCTGCCCGGCGGGTTCATCGACTTCGGCGAGGACTGGCGCGACGCGGTCGTCCGCGAACTGCGCGAGGAGACCGGCATCACGGCGTCCGCCTCGGACGTCACCCTGGCCGACGCCCTGAGCTCCCCGGCGGGCCACCTCCTCCTCTTCGGCCTCCTCCCGCCCCGCCCCGCGTCCGACCTCCCCGCCTCTCAGCCAACGGACGAAACCACGGGCTGGCACACCCTCCGCACCCCAACCCCCCTGGCCTTCCCCCTCCACACCCAGGCAGCCACCGCCTGGTTCAAGGGCCACTACACCCAATAG
- a CDS encoding M15 family metallopeptidase → MAAVVGLLAVLAGGATAPDGFVVLREVDPGIGQDMRYAGARNFTGGVVDGYEEPECLLARPAAEALRRAQRRLLRRGYSLRVYDCYRPQRAVDRFVWWARQQDGPGDRERKAEFYPHVERSRLIPDGYIAEKSGHSRGSTVDVTLEELSGREVDMGTAFDFFDPLSHTDDPRVTGAVRANRQLLKRVLAEQGFVNLPEEWWHFTYKPEAYPDTYFDFPVAVAAVRP, encoded by the coding sequence ATGGCGGCTGTTGTGGGTCTGCTCGCAGTGCTGGCCGGAGGGGCTACCGCGCCCGACGGGTTCGTGGTGCTGCGCGAGGTGGATCCGGGCATCGGGCAGGACATGCGGTACGCCGGTGCGCGGAACTTCACCGGCGGGGTCGTGGACGGGTACGAGGAGCCGGAGTGCCTGCTGGCCCGGCCCGCCGCCGAGGCGTTGCGGCGGGCGCAGCGGAGGCTGTTGCGCCGCGGGTACTCGCTGCGGGTGTACGACTGCTACCGGCCGCAGCGGGCGGTCGACCGGTTCGTGTGGTGGGCCCGGCAGCAGGACGGGCCGGGCGACCGGGAGAGGAAGGCGGAGTTCTATCCGCACGTGGAGCGGAGCCGGCTGATTCCCGACGGGTACATCGCGGAGAAGTCCGGGCACAGCCGCGGGAGCACGGTCGACGTGACCCTGGAGGAACTCTCGGGCCGGGAGGTCGACATGGGGACCGCCTTCGACTTCTTCGACCCGCTCTCGCACACCGACGATCCGCGGGTCACGGGCGCCGTCCGGGCCAACCGGCAGCTGCTGAAGCGGGTGCTGGCCGAGCAGGGGTTCGTGAACCTTCCCGAGGAGTGGTGGCACTTCACGTACAAGCCCGAGGCGTACCCGGACACGTATTTCGATTTCCCGGTCGCTGTCGCCGCGGTCCGGCCGTGA
- a CDS encoding lipid-transfer protein, translating to MSADIAVLGAGMHPWGKWGRSFVEYGRAAARAALADAGLDWTDVQSIVGADTVRSGYPGYVAGATFARALGWQGARVTSVYAACASGAQAIGAARAQILAGLADVVLVVGADAAPKGFFAPAGGDRPDDPDWLRFRVLGATNPAYFALYARRRMAVHGDTPEDFALVKVKNAAAGRLNPNARYRKGVTAEEVAASAVVADPLRLLDICATSDGGAALVLTSMDFARSRGVADPVRIRAVSTVTPTYPRTVLDLPDIATDSAVAVEPAAGSFRSSIARAAYEEAGLGPDDLSLAEVYDLSTALELEWYEDIGLCGEGEGAKLLREGATALGGRIPVNTSGGLASFGEAVPAQAIAQVCELTWQLRGTAGERQVPGARAGITANQGLFGHGSAVVAVR from the coding sequence ATGAGCGCCGACATCGCCGTCCTCGGGGCGGGCATGCACCCCTGGGGCAAATGGGGCCGCAGCTTCGTCGAGTACGGGCGGGCCGCCGCGCGGGCAGCGCTCGCCGACGCCGGACTGGACTGGACGGACGTGCAGTCGATCGTGGGCGCCGACACCGTGCGCTCCGGATACCCCGGTTACGTGGCCGGCGCGACCTTCGCGCGGGCCCTCGGCTGGCAGGGTGCGCGGGTGACCAGCGTGTACGCGGCCTGCGCGTCCGGGGCGCAGGCGATCGGGGCGGCCCGTGCCCAGATCCTGGCGGGCCTGGCCGACGTGGTCCTCGTGGTCGGCGCGGACGCGGCGCCCAAGGGGTTCTTCGCACCGGCGGGGGGCGACCGGCCGGACGATCCGGACTGGCTGCGGTTCCGGGTGCTGGGCGCCACCAACCCGGCCTACTTCGCGCTCTACGCCCGTCGCCGGATGGCCGTCCACGGGGACACCCCGGAGGACTTCGCGCTGGTCAAGGTGAAGAACGCGGCGGCCGGGCGGCTCAACCCGAACGCCCGATACCGCAAGGGCGTCACCGCCGAGGAGGTCGCGGCCTCCGCGGTGGTCGCCGATCCGCTCCGGCTGCTCGACATCTGCGCCACCTCCGACGGGGGCGCCGCGCTGGTGCTCACCAGCATGGACTTCGCGCGCTCGCGCGGGGTGGCCGATCCGGTGCGGATCCGGGCTGTGTCGACGGTGACGCCCACCTACCCGCGGACGGTGCTGGACCTGCCGGACATCGCCACCGACTCGGCGGTGGCCGTGGAGCCGGCCGCCGGATCCTTCCGCTCCTCGATCGCGCGCGCCGCCTACGAGGAGGCGGGGCTCGGTCCGGACGACCTGTCGCTCGCCGAGGTCTACGACCTGTCCACCGCCCTGGAGCTGGAGTGGTACGAGGACATCGGCCTGTGCGGGGAGGGCGAGGGGGCGAAGCTCCTGCGCGAGGGGGCGACGGCCCTCGGGGGACGGATCCCGGTCAACACCAGCGGTGGGCTGGCCTCCTTCGGGGAGGCGGTCCCGGCGCAGGCCATCGCACAGGTGTGCGAGTTGACGTGGCAGCTGCGCGGGACGGCCGGGGAGCGGCAGGTGCCGGGTGCGCGCGCCGGGATCACCGCCAACCAGGGGCTGTTCGGGCACGGTTCGGCCGTCGTCGCCGTGCGCTGA
- a CDS encoding GTP-binding protein — translation MAFGRFSRTGAMHAVSPVEPLTLKILVAGGFGVGKTTLVSAVSEIRPLRTEERLSEPGVGVDDTGGVEGKSTTTVAMDFGRITLREDLVLYLFGTPGQDRFWFLWDELAQGSLGAVVLADTRRLADCFAAIDYFERRSIPFVVAVNCFDGADRHPVMTVRTALDLDPGVPVLLCDARDRESVKDVLVGVVEHAMSLARERRRSLSAGA, via the coding sequence ATGGCCTTCGGGCGCTTTAGCCGCACCGGTGCCATGCACGCGGTGTCGCCGGTCGAACCGCTGACCTTGAAGATCCTGGTCGCGGGCGGCTTCGGGGTGGGCAAAACCACCCTGGTCAGTGCGGTGAGCGAGATCAGACCGCTGCGGACCGAGGAACGGCTCTCCGAGCCGGGCGTCGGTGTCGACGACACCGGGGGAGTGGAGGGCAAGAGCACCACGACGGTGGCCATGGACTTCGGGCGCATCACGCTCCGCGAGGACCTGGTGCTGTACCTGTTCGGCACGCCCGGGCAGGACCGCTTCTGGTTCCTGTGGGACGAGCTGGCCCAGGGCTCGCTCGGCGCGGTGGTCCTCGCGGACACCCGCCGCCTCGCCGACTGCTTCGCCGCCATCGACTACTTCGAGCGGCGCTCGATCCCGTTCGTCGTCGCGGTCAACTGCTTCGACGGCGCGGACCGGCACCCCGTGATGACCGTACGGACGGCACTCGACCTCGATCCGGGGGTTCCGGTGCTGCTGTGCGACGCGCGGGACCGGGAATCCGTGAAGGACGTGCTGGTGGGGGTCGTGGAACACGCGATGTCCCTGGCCCGCGAACGGCGCCGGAGCCTCTCGGCGGGGGCCTGA
- a CDS encoding nitrate- and nitrite sensing domain-containing protein: MALLLVPLVSLTALWGFATVITGREAIQLFDVAYIIDKVGYPIEDAARVIQKERRQTLVVLGDPRASTATAELAKRRAETDLVVEKISVSARDAKVVDELSPQSAHRLRSIVSAFQGIGSMRRAVDQNALDPTQALELYNRLVDPCYDFLMNLHGLDNVEVDKEGRALVGISRARELLSREDAVVASALAARNITAPDVRRVSDFAAKRTLLYEFNLVTLPAEDRELFEEYWKAPESQPLRDAEERFIAGGAVNKPRNLTAAQWDEAAARVLDDLAAMNTESGDRYQQRIEPVAMDVMIQAAAAGILGFIALTVSLILSVRIGRDLVRDLSRLRKEAHEASGVRLPGVMRRLAAGEHVDVETEAPHLEYEKDEVGQVGQALNTLQRAAVEAAVKQADLRRGVSEVFVNLARRNQVLLHRQLTLLDTMERRTEDTEELADLFRLDHMTTRMRRHAEGLVILSGAAPSRQWRKPVQLMDVVRAAVAEVEDYERIEVRRLTRLGIVGPAVADVTHLIAELLENATVFSPPHTAVQVHGERVANGFTLEIHDRGLGMTPEALLDANLRLAETPEFELSDTDRLGLFVVSRLAQRHSVKVVLQPSPYGGTTAVVFLPVALLTEAPETNGTGVRLDGPRAADKSARPGRPAPQGQPGRIPAERLTPAAMERAHAGRSLPAGDLRGPVELEAPLVGRGLDGLDDPVVLDEAPTGINGRGAARPVMATLDDETPPNGTPRSALLGLRPADRPHTDRHAERNGSRKGERDGESQTPGGPVRLDAPRRDTPRRDTPHRDTPHREAPRPDGPRSPGAVPLPRRRPAPTLVAEHGRRVEPRPVSAVPQPASGSAAGSDDTDAAPGPVIGGLPRRVRQASLAPQLKNAPSSAPADAAPDQAADRDADDVRTRMSALQRGWTAGRNQHAQQQTETGAGTSAAGGPANENEGDGR; this comes from the coding sequence GTGGCGTTGCTCCTTGTGCCGCTCGTCTCCCTGACCGCCCTCTGGGGCTTCGCCACGGTCATCACCGGCCGTGAGGCGATCCAACTCTTCGACGTGGCCTACATCATCGACAAGGTCGGCTACCCCATCGAGGACGCCGCCCGCGTGATCCAGAAGGAACGGCGCCAGACCCTCGTCGTCCTCGGCGACCCCCGGGCGTCCACCGCCACGGCCGAACTCGCCAAGCGCCGCGCCGAAACCGACCTGGTCGTCGAGAAGATCAGCGTGAGCGCCCGCGACGCCAAGGTCGTCGACGAACTGAGCCCGCAGAGCGCCCACCGCCTGCGCTCGATCGTCTCCGCCTTCCAGGGCATCGGCTCCATGCGCCGCGCCGTGGACCAGAACGCCCTCGACCCCACCCAGGCCCTGGAGCTCTACAACCGCCTGGTCGACCCCTGCTACGACTTCCTGATGAACCTCCACGGCCTGGACAACGTGGAGGTCGACAAGGAGGGCCGCGCCCTCGTCGGCATCAGCCGCGCCCGCGAGCTGCTCTCCCGCGAGGACGCCGTCGTCGCCTCCGCGCTCGCCGCGCGCAACATCACCGCCCCCGACGTCCGCCGCGTCTCCGACTTCGCCGCGAAGCGCACGCTGCTCTACGAGTTCAACCTCGTGACCCTCCCCGCCGAGGACCGGGAGCTCTTCGAGGAGTACTGGAAGGCGCCCGAGAGCCAGCCCCTGCGCGACGCCGAGGAGCGGTTCATCGCCGGCGGCGCGGTCAACAAGCCGCGCAACCTCACCGCCGCCCAGTGGGACGAGGCCGCGGCCAGGGTCCTCGACGACCTGGCCGCCATGAACACCGAGTCCGGCGACCGCTACCAGCAGCGCATCGAGCCGGTCGCCATGGACGTCATGATCCAGGCCGCCGCCGCCGGCATCCTCGGCTTCATCGCCCTGACCGTGTCCCTGATCCTCTCCGTCCGCATCGGCCGCGACCTCGTCCGCGACCTGTCGCGGCTGCGCAAGGAGGCCCACGAGGCCTCCGGCGTCCGCCTGCCCGGCGTGATGCGCCGCCTCGCCGCGGGCGAGCACGTGGACGTGGAGACCGAGGCACCCCACCTCGAGTACGAGAAGGACGAGGTCGGCCAGGTCGGCCAGGCCCTCAACACCCTCCAGCGCGCCGCCGTCGAGGCCGCCGTCAAGCAGGCCGACCTGCGCCGCGGCGTCTCCGAGGTGTTCGTCAACCTGGCCCGCCGCAACCAGGTGCTGCTGCACCGCCAGCTGACCCTCCTCGACACCATGGAACGCCGTACCGAGGACACCGAGGAGCTGGCCGACCTCTTCCGCCTCGACCACATGACCACCCGCATGCGCCGCCACGCCGAGGGCCTGGTGATCCTCTCCGGCGCCGCACCCTCCCGCCAGTGGCGCAAGCCCGTCCAGCTGATGGACGTCGTACGGGCCGCCGTCGCCGAGGTCGAGGACTACGAGCGCATCGAGGTGCGCCGCCTCACCCGCCTGGGCATCGTCGGCCCCGCCGTCGCCGACGTCACCCACCTCATCGCCGAACTCCTGGAGAACGCCACCGTGTTCTCACCGCCGCACACCGCGGTCCAGGTGCACGGCGAGCGCGTGGCGAACGGTTTCACCCTGGAGATCCACGACCGCGGCCTCGGCATGACCCCGGAGGCGCTGCTCGACGCGAACCTCCGGCTCGCCGAGACCCCCGAGTTCGAGCTCTCCGACACCGACCGGCTCGGCCTCTTCGTCGTCAGCCGCCTCGCGCAGCGCCATAGCGTCAAGGTGGTCCTCCAGCCCAGCCCGTACGGGGGCACCACCGCGGTGGTCTTCCTCCCGGTGGCCCTGCTGACCGAGGCTCCCGAGACCAACGGCACGGGCGTACGGCTCGACGGCCCCCGGGCCGCCGACAAGTCCGCCCGCCCCGGACGGCCCGCCCCGCAGGGCCAGCCCGGCCGGATACCGGCCGAACGGCTGACCCCGGCGGCCATGGAGCGCGCGCACGCCGGCCGCTCGCTGCCGGCCGGCGACCTGCGCGGCCCGGTCGAGCTGGAAGCCCCGCTCGTCGGCCGCGGCCTGGACGGCCTGGACGACCCCGTCGTCCTGGACGAGGCCCCCACCGGGATCAACGGCCGCGGCGCCGCCCGCCCGGTCATGGCGACCCTCGACGACGAGACCCCGCCGAACGGCACCCCGCGCAGCGCCCTGCTGGGCCTGCGCCCGGCGGACCGGCCGCACACCGACCGGCACGCCGAGCGCAACGGCTCCCGCAAGGGCGAACGCGACGGCGAGTCGCAGACCCCGGGCGGCCCGGTCCGGCTGGACGCCCCGCGCAGGGACACTCCGCGCAGGGACACTCCGCACAGGGACACTCCGCACAGGGAGGCCCCGCGCCCCGACGGCCCCCGCTCCCCGGGCGCCGTACCGCTGCCGCGCCGCCGTCCCGCGCCGACCCTGGTCGCCGAGCACGGCCGCCGCGTGGAGCCCCGCCCGGTGTCAGCGGTCCCGCAGCCCGCCTCCGGCTCCGCGGCCGGATCCGACGACACGGACGCCGCGCCCGGCCCCGTCATCGGCGGACTGCCCCGCCGGGTCCGCCAGGCCAGCCTGGCGCCCCAGCTCAAGAACGCCCCGTCGTCCGCACCCGCCGACGCCGCCCCCGACCAGGCGGCCGACCGCGATGCGGATGACGTACGCACGCGCATGTCCGCACTCCAGCGTGGCTGGACGGCGGGCCGCAACCAGCACGCACAGCAGCAGACCGAGACCGGGGCAGGCACATCCGCCGCCGGCGGTCCCGCGAACGAGAACGAGGGGGACGGTCGATGA
- a CDS encoding DUF742 domain-containing protein, with protein MPVDPFLPALDHAHWFDDDAGPVVRPYAMTRGRTSHAGQHRLDLIALVVAEAAAADPVWDMTLSPEHAHILGLCRGRPQSVAELAADLDLAVGVVRVLIGDLVDEELVHVTRPVPPAELPDESILREVIDGLRAL; from the coding sequence ATGCCCGTCGACCCGTTCCTCCCTGCCTTAGACCACGCGCACTGGTTCGACGACGATGCGGGTCCCGTTGTACGCCCGTACGCGATGACCCGCGGCCGGACCAGCCACGCGGGCCAGCACCGCCTCGACCTGATCGCGCTCGTCGTCGCCGAAGCGGCGGCAGCCGATCCGGTCTGGGACATGACCCTCTCTCCGGAACACGCCCACATCCTCGGGCTGTGCCGGGGCCGACCACAGTCGGTCGCCGAACTCGCGGCCGACCTCGACCTCGCGGTCGGGGTCGTCCGTGTCCTGATCGGCGACCTGGTCGACGAGGAACTGGTCCATGTGACCAGGCCGGTACCCCCGGCCGAACTGCCCGATGAATCCATTCTGCGTGAGGTGATCGATGGCCTTCGGGCGCTTTAG
- a CDS encoding roadblock/LC7 domain-containing protein: MTAPQTGSNDTRGRGSGPLNWLLDELVDRVGSIRKAVVLSGDGLPTGSSKDLTREDSEHLAAVASGFHSLAKGVGRHFESGRVRQTVVELDEAFLFVMAAGDGSCLAVLADADSDVGQVAYEMTLMVKRVGDHLATAPRTGLPAGG; encoded by the coding sequence ATGACCGCACCGCAGACCGGCAGCAACGACACCAGGGGCCGCGGCTCCGGCCCGCTCAACTGGCTCCTCGACGAGCTGGTCGACCGGGTGGGTTCCATCCGCAAGGCGGTGGTGCTCTCCGGCGACGGCCTGCCCACCGGCAGCTCCAAGGACCTGACCCGTGAGGACAGCGAGCACCTGGCGGCGGTGGCCTCCGGCTTCCACAGCCTGGCCAAGGGCGTCGGCCGGCACTTCGAGTCCGGCCGGGTCCGTCAGACCGTGGTCGAGCTCGACGAGGCCTTCCTGTTCGTCATGGCCGCGGGCGACGGCAGCTGCCTGGCCGTACTGGCCGACGCCGACTCCGACGTCGGGCAGGTCGCGTACGAGATGACCCTGATGGTCAAGCGAGTGGGCGACCACCTGGCGACCGCCCCGCGCACCGGGCTGCCAGCCGGAGGGTGA
- a CDS encoding glycoside hydrolase family 31 protein encodes MDGRDLVRAVKDIGTERGRRAWLSAWRHRRTDAVGLPRRGAERARVPGLLTGTEPRPGGGVLRFARSELLVRVMVGGTVFWSWDGAGPTPSYAVVGSGPEPDPRAVLEPDTGGGWRVVSERVTVAVSRHGALEVRTPGGTVLRREAPPRWWEPADAAQGVGPDRVPGPGPEGTPGGVRGGVPGGARWSLRSEVPADARFFGLGGRATGPRLRDGTYRLWNTDPKGGFGPGVDPLYLTMPVQMVVADAGTHLVFHDNSWDGRVVLREGEEGAGSGADRPGASQLRMEGGPLRCWVLVGTPARVLQGWSALTGAAAVPPEWALGYQHARWGFGSAAEVRRVAAGYASRGLALSAVHLDIDHYDGHRVFTVDEEKFPDLPGLAAELREQGVRLVSIVDPAVKVGDAVHSTGLAVGTAGAFVRDAQGEEVRGEVWPGECAYPDFTDPEVREWWGGLYEERLAQGFAGFWHDMNEPVSFTAFGDATLPRSARHAMDGAGGDHREGHNVYALGMARAGWEGLVRLRPDERPFLFSRSGWAGMQRYGGTWSGDVETSWEGLRASLALVLGLGLCGVPYSGPDVGGFGGSPSPELYVRWLQLGAYLPLFRTHSAIWAGRREPWEFGPEVEEQARAVMAERERLRPYFVTLAHLARRTGAPYVRPVWWGAPEERKLRDCEDAFLLGDALLVAPVLECGADRRAVRLPRGRWYDTATGAAYEGPGQILLDAPQGRIPVLARAGSVLPVRSAGGAGVTLEVWAPARGRTGGGVVIRDPGPGFGAGEVERYTVRWEGDAVVVEDEAGVAVPGVCVRGR; translated from the coding sequence ATGGACGGTCGTGATCTGGTACGTGCGGTCAAGGACATCGGTACGGAGCGCGGTCGGCGCGCCTGGCTCTCGGCGTGGCGCCACCGGCGCACGGACGCGGTGGGGCTCCCGCGCCGGGGCGCGGAGCGGGCGCGCGTACCGGGGCTGCTGACCGGTACGGAGCCCCGGCCCGGCGGGGGTGTGCTGCGGTTCGCGCGCTCGGAGCTGCTGGTGCGGGTGATGGTGGGCGGCACGGTGTTCTGGAGCTGGGACGGCGCCGGGCCGACGCCCTCGTACGCGGTGGTGGGCAGCGGGCCGGAGCCGGACCCCCGGGCCGTGCTGGAGCCGGACACCGGGGGCGGCTGGCGGGTGGTGTCGGAGCGGGTGACGGTGGCGGTGTCCCGGCACGGGGCGCTGGAGGTGCGCACCCCGGGCGGGACGGTGCTGCGGCGGGAGGCGCCGCCGCGGTGGTGGGAGCCGGCGGACGCCGCGCAGGGCGTGGGGCCGGATCGGGTGCCGGGCCCGGGGCCGGAAGGAACGCCGGGCGGGGTGCGGGGAGGGGTGCCGGGCGGGGCCCGGTGGTCGCTGCGGAGCGAGGTGCCGGCCGACGCGCGGTTCTTCGGGCTGGGCGGGCGGGCCACGGGGCCGAGGCTGCGCGACGGGACGTACCGGCTGTGGAACACGGACCCGAAGGGGGGCTTCGGGCCGGGGGTCGATCCGCTGTACCTCACGATGCCGGTGCAGATGGTGGTCGCGGACGCGGGCACGCACCTGGTGTTCCACGACAACTCCTGGGACGGGCGGGTGGTGCTGCGCGAGGGCGAGGAGGGCGCGGGCTCGGGGGCGGACCGCCCGGGGGCGAGCCAACTGCGCATGGAGGGCGGGCCGCTGCGGTGCTGGGTGCTGGTGGGGACTCCGGCGCGGGTGCTGCAGGGCTGGTCGGCGCTGACGGGCGCGGCTGCCGTGCCGCCGGAGTGGGCGCTGGGGTACCAGCACGCGCGGTGGGGGTTCGGGAGCGCGGCGGAGGTGCGGCGGGTGGCCGCGGGGTACGCGTCGCGCGGGCTCGCGCTGTCGGCGGTGCATCTGGACATCGACCACTACGACGGGCACCGGGTGTTCACGGTGGACGAGGAGAAGTTCCCCGATCTGCCGGGGCTGGCGGCGGAGTTGCGGGAGCAGGGGGTGCGGCTCGTCTCGATCGTGGACCCGGCGGTGAAAGTGGGCGACGCGGTGCACTCGACGGGGCTGGCGGTGGGGACGGCGGGCGCCTTCGTGCGGGACGCGCAGGGCGAGGAGGTGCGCGGTGAGGTCTGGCCGGGCGAGTGCGCGTATCCGGACTTCACGGATCCGGAGGTGCGGGAGTGGTGGGGCGGGCTGTACGAGGAGCGGCTCGCGCAGGGCTTCGCCGGCTTCTGGCACGACATGAACGAGCCGGTGTCCTTCACGGCGTTCGGGGACGCCACGCTGCCGAGGTCGGCGCGGCACGCGATGGACGGGGCGGGCGGTGACCACCGCGAGGGGCACAACGTGTACGCGCTCGGGATGGCGCGGGCGGGGTGGGAGGGGCTGGTGCGGCTGCGGCCGGACGAGCGGCCGTTCCTGTTCTCCCGGTCGGGGTGGGCGGGCATGCAGCGGTACGGGGGCACGTGGTCGGGCGATGTGGAGACCAGCTGGGAGGGGCTGCGGGCCTCGCTGGCGCTGGTCCTGGGGCTCGGGCTGTGCGGGGTGCCGTACTCGGGGCCGGACGTGGGCGGCTTCGGTGGGTCCCCGTCGCCGGAGCTGTACGTGCGGTGGCTGCAGCTGGGGGCGTACCTGCCGCTGTTCCGGACGCACTCGGCGATCTGGGCGGGGCGGCGGGAGCCGTGGGAGTTCGGGCCCGAGGTGGAGGAGCAGGCGCGGGCGGTGATGGCGGAGCGGGAGCGGTTGCGGCCGTATTTCGTGACGCTGGCCCATCTGGCGCGGCGGACGGGCGCGCCGTACGTGCGGCCGGTGTGGTGGGGGGCGCCGGAGGAGCGGAAGCTGCGGGACTGCGAGGACGCGTTCCTGCTGGGCGATGCGCTGCTGGTCGCGCCGGTGCTGGAGTGCGGGGCGGACCGGCGGGCGGTGCGGCTGCCGCGGGGGCGGTGGTACGACACGGCGACCGGGGCGGCGTACGAGGGGCCGGGGCAGATCCTGCTGGACGCGCCGCAGGGGCGGATCCCGGTGCTGGCGCGGGCGGGGTCTGTGCTGCCGGTCCGCTCCGCGGGGGGTGCCGGGGTGACCCTGGAGGTCTGGGCGCCGGCGCGGGGGCGGACGGGCGGTGGGGTGGTGATCCGGGACCCGGGGCCGGGGTTCGGGGCGGGTGAGGTGGAGCGGTACACCGTGCGGTGGGAGGGGGACGCGGTGGTGGTGGAGGACGAGGCGGGGGTGGCGGTGCCGGGGGTCTGCGTGCGGGGGCGCTAG